One part of the Arachidicoccus terrestris genome encodes these proteins:
- a CDS encoding alpha/beta hydrolase: MLTFLSCLHIPCLQAQQQHKEWLTGIKDSSYSSHSDYIKNLKHYPFIQLVPDSSIEGVAESRNLVYASLGDRKLHIDAFLPGTTRNRPNPAILIIHGGGWRSGDRSQHIALAQHLAAKGFACFTVEYRLSTEAFFPAAVYDLKAAIRWLRAGADQFHIDTGKLSVLGFSAGGELAAFIGMTGGLEKFEGTQGNPGMSSKVNAVINIDGTLSFVHPEASETKHPEKIGASAWWLGYPRTERLDLWTAASPLSYADNNTVPFLFLNSAVQRMHAGRDDFKALMDKKGVAVQIIEFPNTPHSFCLYRPWFSKVVTDVTTFLHNIYAE; this comes from the coding sequence ATGCTTACTTTTCTTAGTTGCCTGCATATACCCTGTCTCCAGGCACAGCAGCAACATAAGGAATGGCTGACGGGCATAAAAGATTCATCGTATTCCAGCCACTCAGACTATATCAAAAACCTAAAACACTACCCTTTTATACAGTTGGTCCCAGACTCCAGTATCGAAGGGGTCGCTGAATCCAGAAATCTCGTCTATGCAAGTCTTGGCGACAGAAAGCTACACATCGATGCATTTTTACCTGGCACGACCAGAAACAGGCCTAACCCGGCCATTTTAATTATACATGGCGGAGGCTGGCGTTCTGGCGACAGATCGCAGCACATTGCATTGGCCCAGCATCTGGCCGCAAAAGGGTTCGCATGTTTTACCGTAGAATACAGATTATCGACTGAAGCTTTTTTTCCTGCAGCTGTTTACGACCTGAAGGCAGCTATTCGTTGGCTAAGAGCCGGAGCAGACCAGTTCCACATTGATACGGGCAAACTCAGTGTTCTTGGATTCTCTGCTGGCGGCGAACTGGCGGCCTTTATCGGAATGACCGGCGGGCTGGAAAAGTTCGAAGGGACGCAAGGCAATCCGGGTATGTCCAGCAAAGTAAATGCGGTGATCAATATTGACGGAACCCTGTCATTTGTGCACCCGGAAGCCTCAGAAACAAAACATCCGGAAAAAATAGGCGCTTCTGCCTGGTGGCTGGGTTATCCAAGGACGGAGCGCCTGGATCTTTGGACGGCAGCATCACCGCTAAGCTATGCTGACAACAACACCGTCCCTTTCTTATTCCTAAACAGTGCAGTACAGCGAATGCATGCGGGCAGAGATGATTTTAAAGCGCTAATGGATAAAAAGGGAGTTGCCGTACAGATCATTGAATTTCCCAATACGCCGCATTCCTTTTGCCTGTATAGGCCGTGGTTTTCAAAAGTCGTAACTGATGTCACCACTTTTTTACATAATATCTACGCTGAATAG
- a CDS encoding alpha/beta hydrolase, which produces MKRSFLITLVLLIFGHTVNGQQFFEIWPHGKIPNSKHLPLKDSIANERVYRVMTPGLYGFFPGSQENQGAAIVICPGGGYSHLAYVISGLQLAKWFNTMGITAFVLNYRLPNSPDLIQRETAPLMDAQRAIRFVRAHAPKWGIDPHKVGIMGCSSGGHLAAAASTLERDVSKINDSLDAYPFKPDFTVLVSPVIDMSTSYAHKGSIRNLLGPNPPDSLQKAFSLQLQVKQTTPPCFIVDAVNDKTVNPINSLLYYEALLQKHVAVSFHAFPSGGHSIALRNNPGSTNLWTSLCEAWLTEMGIIRSLTK; this is translated from the coding sequence ATGAAACGATCATTTCTCATCACGCTTGTTCTTTTAATTTTCGGCCACACCGTAAACGGCCAGCAATTTTTTGAAATATGGCCGCATGGAAAAATTCCGAATTCAAAGCATTTACCACTTAAAGACAGTATTGCCAATGAGCGTGTATATCGCGTCATGACGCCCGGCCTGTATGGGTTTTTCCCTGGCAGTCAGGAGAATCAGGGGGCAGCCATAGTCATCTGTCCCGGCGGAGGATATTCCCACTTAGCCTATGTGATCAGTGGCCTTCAACTGGCGAAATGGTTCAATACCATGGGCATTACCGCCTTTGTACTCAATTACCGTCTACCCAACTCGCCCGATCTGATTCAAAGAGAAACTGCCCCGTTAATGGACGCGCAACGTGCCATCAGATTCGTCAGAGCCCACGCGCCCAAATGGGGCATAGATCCACATAAAGTAGGTATTATGGGCTGCTCCTCAGGAGGCCATCTGGCAGCTGCCGCAAGTACGCTGGAAAGAGATGTATCTAAGATCAATGACTCGCTGGATGCATATCCGTTTAAACCAGATTTTACAGTACTGGTCTCTCCCGTAATAGACATGAGTACATCATATGCCCATAAGGGTAGCATCCGCAATCTTCTGGGGCCAAATCCACCGGACAGTCTTCAGAAAGCATTCTCCCTCCAGCTACAAGTAAAACAGACCACTCCACCCTGTTTTATCGTTGATGCCGTAAATGACAAGACCGTCAATCCCATAAACAGTCTTCTATATTATGAAGCACTTCTTCAAAAGCACGTTGCTGTGAGCTTTCACGCGTTCCCAAGCGGCGGGCATAGTATCGCACTGAGAAATAATCCTGGTTCAACTAACTTATGGACCAGCCTTTGCGAAGCGTGGCTGACAGAAATGGGCATCATCCGGTCTTTGACAAAATAG
- a CDS encoding fasciclin domain-containing protein, which yields MKHNYKWLFFIFFPAFVAIVFTACKKDYYVDGGLAEAHYDGSIYDYLVSKPYLFDSVVQIIDLAGLKDVLSSDTVTFFSPTDESIGEAMEALNKYRYSIVEDSVHMEDISPEVWKKFLSMYILEGKYTAATFPRVDPDNIFSFPGINYVMLNGYVLNIGLIYNDYGGAEAVGARILNLTDITYNPNDYKEDPRIQVMTSDIQPNNGVLHVLKSKHLLGFRGGEFTRVAEQYLLMEGK from the coding sequence ATGAAACATAATTATAAGTGGCTTTTCTTCATCTTTTTCCCTGCTTTTGTGGCCATAGTGTTTACCGCATGCAAAAAGGACTATTATGTAGATGGAGGATTGGCCGAGGCGCACTATGACGGATCCATTTATGACTATCTGGTCTCCAAGCCATATCTTTTTGACAGTGTTGTCCAGATCATTGATCTGGCTGGCTTGAAAGACGTCCTATCCAGCGACACTGTTACGTTCTTTAGCCCGACGGATGAGTCGATCGGAGAGGCGATGGAGGCACTCAATAAATACAGATATTCAATCGTAGAAGATTCCGTTCATATGGAAGATATCTCTCCCGAGGTCTGGAAGAAGTTCCTTTCAATGTACATTCTGGAAGGGAAGTATACCGCCGCTACTTTCCCAAGGGTGGATCCTGATAATATCTTTTCCTTTCCGGGCATCAATTACGTTATGCTCAACGGATATGTACTCAATATAGGTCTGATCTATAATGATTATGGAGGAGCAGAGGCCGTCGGCGCCCGTATCCTTAATCTTACAGACATTACCTACAATCCTAACGATTATAAAGAAGATCCCCGTATACAGGTAATGACCTCTGACATACAGCCCAATAATGGCGTCCTGCATGTACTAAAAAGCAAACACTTACTTGGGTTTAGAGGCGGGGAGTTTACCCGGGTGGCTGAACAGTATTTATTGATGGAAGGTAAATAA
- a CDS encoding DUF5007 domain-containing protein, whose product MKSSNRIHFTCLALLVLFIGMTASCYKRGLPEVKDYMSKDMTFKQTSFFVNLGRSNVFTQVFNADYSTEPLTFKIQNVRHFDGSPAPELSAFSKAMYWDDYFTGKENSIAEIDKKRHAENRPLLDIREHSGEVFFWNTDSTKVKPGIYFFDVNVSNEAGSHLFEKLILNVRLPHPYEPFEFDDSTGLRLPDAEGGIVHPSTMNGAVDELERSLPADSVNVYFHKKGTQKNSVTFKFYDQDSLPISLANYNMTEWDSLRFTSATTGDFVFPFAFNRQFSADSMSVTYDVTNPFPVLADVGSDKASISFKYNRVSFGQRVNSSIGLTFALFEPGQWEIVFKYKLNPKFEDD is encoded by the coding sequence ATGAAATCATCAAACCGAATCCATTTTACCTGTCTGGCTTTGCTGGTTCTCTTTATAGGGATGACGGCTAGCTGCTATAAGCGTGGCCTGCCGGAAGTAAAGGATTACATGAGTAAGGATATGACATTTAAACAGACATCCTTTTTTGTTAACCTGGGAAGATCGAATGTTTTTACACAGGTGTTCAATGCAGACTATTCTACCGAACCACTAACCTTTAAGATTCAGAATGTCCGCCATTTTGACGGCAGCCCCGCTCCTGAACTTTCCGCCTTTTCCAAGGCCATGTATTGGGATGATTATTTTACCGGTAAGGAAAATTCCATTGCGGAAATTGACAAGAAGCGACACGCTGAAAATCGCCCGTTGCTGGATATACGTGAACATTCAGGCGAAGTATTTTTCTGGAATACGGATTCAACTAAAGTAAAACCCGGCATATATTTCTTTGACGTCAACGTATCCAATGAGGCAGGGTCTCATCTTTTCGAAAAACTGATTTTGAACGTACGGTTACCACATCCTTATGAGCCATTTGAGTTTGATGACTCTACCGGGCTCAGGCTTCCGGATGCGGAAGGCGGTATTGTTCATCCCTCCACAATGAATGGTGCGGTGGATGAGCTTGAGCGCAGCTTACCTGCTGATAGCGTGAATGTGTATTTTCATAAGAAAGGCACTCAGAAAAATTCGGTCACCTTTAAGTTTTATGACCAGGATTCTTTACCCATCTCTCTGGCCAATTATAATATGACTGAGTGGGATAGTCTGCGTTTTACCAGCGCCACGACGGGCGACTTCGTGTTCCCTTTTGCATTTAACCGTCAGTTCTCTGCTGATAGCATGTCTGTGACCTATGATGTGACCAATCCATTTCCGGTATTGGCAGATGTCGGATCGGATAAGGCCAGTATAAGCTTTAAATATAATCGCGTCTCTTTTGGCCAACGCGTCAATTCTTCCATCGGGCTGACTTTTGCGCTCTTCGAGCCCGGGCAGTGGGAGATCGTGTTTAAGTATAAGCTCAATCCAAAATTTGAAGACGATTAG
- a CDS encoding DUF5008 domain-containing protein gives MKRLKIHKLVIWSVISIVTYSACTKDVGSSSGEDPYKEVILPDISFVEDGVSPAQGNIGDTIRLAGAGFLEHQKDLTILFNGEPGIISSATDSTVDVIIPEMAATGAITAKVKQQYFFGPFFRVNGALQMDTIFPGFRGGKGVIRTIIPVDDDKFLIAGRFTDYDNSNIAGGVNRVALINRDGTLNKNFKYGYATGASSAVYTAVRIEEDAKYLVAGGFSKYGDITNMNSIARLNFDGSVDSLPRPVPSGDIVWASALRGGVDKSITQLHLLPDKKFIALGNFRYYVEMNYNLTSTDGFDSTHLDSTLVNYIARFNEDGSLDTTYHFNQEKHYGMETVNGTISGSILLPDQKLLIVGNFTKYDGKTVNRVARLNPDGSLDETFHYGSGADRSVTAITALKDGGYLLLGTFNNYDGHQVAHAVKINDQGKYDPSFDIGKGADGFIYRAFELSNNAILISGTFRLFDDRICNNFVVLNADGSFHKSLNSTGGFNIGMDAVSGAISDVVELKDEKSIIIVGNFGEFDYRATNNIVKLNYE, from the coding sequence ATGAAGAGATTAAAGATACATAAACTGGTGATCTGGTCTGTTATTTCTATAGTTACTTATAGTGCCTGTACAAAAGATGTGGGCAGTTCCAGTGGTGAAGACCCGTATAAAGAAGTGATTCTTCCCGATATATCATTTGTAGAGGACGGGGTCAGTCCCGCCCAGGGAAATATTGGTGATACCATTCGGCTGGCAGGAGCTGGCTTTTTGGAACACCAAAAAGACCTGACGATACTTTTTAATGGTGAACCGGGTATTATCAGTAGTGCCACGGATAGTACGGTAGATGTAATTATCCCGGAAATGGCCGCCACCGGGGCGATCACTGCCAAGGTGAAACAGCAATATTTTTTCGGCCCTTTCTTCAGGGTCAATGGTGCCCTGCAGATGGATACCATATTTCCCGGTTTCAGGGGCGGCAAAGGGGTCATCAGAACTATTATTCCTGTCGATGATGATAAATTTTTGATCGCCGGCCGTTTTACGGATTATGACAATTCCAATATCGCCGGAGGGGTTAACAGAGTGGCATTGATCAATAGGGATGGTACGCTCAATAAGAATTTCAAGTATGGTTATGCAACAGGTGCTTCTTCGGCTGTCTATACGGCGGTGCGCATTGAAGAAGATGCAAAGTACCTGGTGGCAGGTGGCTTTAGCAAGTATGGGGATATTACCAATATGAACAGCATCGCCAGGCTTAATTTTGACGGGAGCGTGGATTCTTTACCAAGGCCTGTCCCTTCAGGGGATATCGTATGGGCATCGGCTTTAAGAGGTGGCGTGGACAAATCTATTACTCAGCTGCATTTATTGCCGGACAAGAAATTTATAGCACTCGGAAATTTTAGATATTATGTGGAGATGAATTACAATCTGACATCAACAGATGGATTTGATTCCACCCATCTGGACTCTACCCTGGTCAATTATATTGCCCGTTTTAACGAGGACGGCTCCTTAGATACAACTTACCATTTTAACCAGGAAAAGCACTACGGCATGGAAACTGTTAATGGTACGATCTCCGGATCCATACTACTGCCGGACCAAAAGCTGCTCATCGTGGGAAATTTTACAAAATATGATGGCAAGACCGTCAACCGTGTCGCAAGGCTGAATCCGGATGGTTCGCTGGACGAAACTTTCCATTATGGTAGTGGAGCAGACAGGTCGGTTACTGCCATTACCGCTTTGAAGGATGGCGGATACCTGTTACTGGGAACCTTTAATAATTATGACGGGCATCAGGTCGCCCATGCTGTAAAAATAAATGATCAAGGTAAATATGACCCATCCTTCGATATTGGTAAAGGAGCCGATGGGTTCATTTACAGGGCATTTGAACTAAGCAATAATGCAATTCTTATCTCGGGTACTTTCCGGCTATTTGATGACCGGATCTGTAATAATTTTGTAGTTCTCAATGCTGATGGCAGTTTCCATAAATCTTTGAATTCTACCGGAGGATTTAACATCGGCATGGATGCGGTGTCTGGGGCGATCTCCGATGTCGTTGAATTAAAAGATGAGAAAAGCATCATTATCGTTGGCAATTTTGGGGAGTTTGATTATCGTGCAACCAACAATATAGTTAAGTTGAATTATGAGTAG
- a CDS encoding S66 peptidase family protein: MLIPPPLRKNDLIAIVGPSGYIDIDKTTDCIKTLKDWGYKVNADPATVGFDTGTYFAGSDLQRAASLQAALDSKEVNAILCARGGYGMSRIIDMLDFKLFKKHPKWIIGYSDITLLHLHLQAKVKAASLHAPMAAAFMKEEDASYLTYLRKALKGNISNYRFAPGRANITGSAAGELIGGNLCLLAHSLGSRSTTDMKGKILFMEDVGEHFYTIDRYLWQLKRAGWFDKICGLLVGDFSSTKDTTRPFGQTLEKMIKNVIPKGLPVAFNIPVGHQGANVTFKCGVKHHLNITGNLVALTEIR; the protein is encoded by the coding sequence ATGTTAATCCCTCCTCCACTTAGAAAAAATGATCTGATCGCCATAGTAGGCCCTTCAGGTTATATCGATATAGACAAAACAACAGACTGCATAAAGACACTCAAAGATTGGGGTTACAAGGTCAACGCGGACCCGGCTACTGTAGGCTTTGATACGGGCACCTATTTCGCAGGTTCAGACCTGCAGCGTGCTGCATCCTTACAGGCAGCGCTGGATAGTAAAGAAGTCAATGCCATACTTTGCGCAAGAGGGGGTTATGGAATGAGCCGGATCATCGACATGTTGGATTTTAAGCTTTTTAAGAAGCATCCAAAATGGATCATTGGCTATAGCGATATTACACTGTTGCATCTGCATTTGCAAGCTAAGGTCAAGGCAGCTTCCCTACATGCACCTATGGCAGCCGCTTTCATGAAAGAGGAAGATGCCAGTTATCTTACTTATTTAAGAAAGGCCCTTAAGGGAAATATCTCCAACTACCGGTTTGCTCCGGGTCGGGCCAATATAACGGGCAGTGCTGCCGGGGAACTTATCGGCGGTAATCTGTGTTTACTGGCGCATAGTCTTGGCTCGCGCTCTACAACTGACATGAAGGGTAAAATCCTGTTTATGGAAGACGTCGGCGAGCATTTCTATACAATAGACCGGTATCTATGGCAACTGAAAAGGGCAGGATGGTTTGACAAAATCTGTGGCTTGCTGGTAGGGGATTTTTCTTCTACCAAAGATACCACGCGTCCCTTTGGCCAGACATTAGAAAAGATGATCAAAAATGTCATTCCCAAAGGACTGCCGGTTGCCTTTAATATTCCCGTGGGCCACCAGGGTGCTAATGTTACTTTTAAGTGTGGGGTGAAGCATCATTTAAATATCACCGGAAACCTGGTAGCTTTAACAGAAATCAGGTGA
- a CDS encoding SusC/RagA family TonB-linked outer membrane protein has translation MKRMKNILMACCSLLMLISYSQLCAQSSEMELSGTVLDGEKHEVLGGVSIVNVTTKKTIGLTTDKGAFTVKVKEGEQIRFSFIGFMDNIITVEKNNITVLLQPSSNAIKNDVVVVGYQTRTKETVTGAVSIISGKDLQDVPVANVEQLLQGKVAGMNVQNLTGAPGFSGSVSIRGISQLSISGSGDQAQLASNNPLLVIDNVPIDYDGGVTQSMLQPGAATGPLALIPPEDIQSIEVFKDAQAASLYGSRGANGVIVITTKQGNSPTPVINVNSSVFVNLPPQLRPTWGGSMERDYRLYSILNYSRDEQTVRDLLDSYQFLTDSLNPFYNNSTDWQRYFYQTTMNTNHNVQVSGGNSKLNYKTNLAYQLNQGVLKNTGFEKYSLNMQLNFMPTEKLRVGAQLFGALGQKQRGNGGGLTNNGAGDAFTSSLYPSPSHFIGIPRLEGYENNTDDNSTINLRAYLKVDYEIIHNLRLSSTTSYDYYTDTRDRFKQAFTNSNQTMLYGYIGRRDELNTRNGINYSFNTDPEDMSNGHNFYISAYNEANIRTNNIHIRDVRNGPSDFYWGPRGYSPRFYPGNHYNDADGINDNGTHASMLYHALSWAGVFSYNYKTKYVADLSYRMDGNSDAGVNKRYSSNPAIGLRWNIEKEPWMQKLDWLDYGSLRATYGINNRSTATVLNTLGFYQIYADYNNQAAIGPDFSILPNPYLEPEKSYQFDIGGDVGLLDGRITMTYDTYYKKSYNIVRDFYLPDITGYDKVQVNGGSLVNYGHELVLNFRPFVSKTLEGFQWSISLNGAMNHGVLTGLPGDITLYRQHDETYNQDFMLQVGRNPISNYLYQFEGVFQNISDVPVDPVTGKRIRWQSGGIHYFQAGDPIWTDVNGDYVISSGDDKFIVGNPDPIFTGGISNTVSYKNFSLNIYMSYLADRTLLNNAMAKRLFDLRYPGLDADDLMGNLYNLSLLDIWSVSNPNGTYPGIIDYYHNRESDGYLPDQTLFSEDGSYFKINQITLSYRFQGFRFMKKAGLHALSAYTTLYNVGIFSGYSGPNPETVSRLGRDDINGYPAALSFTVGIRAQF, from the coding sequence ATGAAAAGAATGAAAAATATATTGATGGCCTGTTGTAGTTTGCTGATGCTGATCAGCTATAGCCAGCTTTGTGCTCAATCCTCAGAAATGGAGTTGTCGGGCACCGTCCTGGACGGCGAAAAGCATGAGGTACTTGGTGGCGTCAGCATTGTGAACGTCACTACGAAGAAAACAATTGGTTTAACAACCGATAAGGGCGCCTTTACTGTCAAAGTGAAGGAAGGTGAGCAGATCCGTTTCAGTTTTATCGGCTTTATGGATAATATTATTACGGTTGAGAAAAATAATATAACCGTCCTTTTACAGCCATCCAGTAATGCGATCAAAAATGACGTTGTAGTCGTGGGGTATCAGACAAGAACCAAGGAAACCGTAACAGGAGCGGTTTCTATTATCTCCGGTAAAGATTTACAAGATGTGCCGGTGGCCAATGTGGAGCAACTCTTACAGGGTAAAGTAGCCGGTATGAATGTTCAGAATCTGACGGGTGCTCCGGGCTTCAGCGGCTCCGTCTCTATCAGAGGAATCTCACAACTAAGTATTTCAGGCAGCGGAGACCAGGCCCAGCTGGCCAGCAACAACCCGTTGCTCGTCATAGACAATGTGCCTATTGATTATGATGGAGGTGTGACGCAATCTATGTTACAACCGGGGGCGGCGACCGGTCCTCTGGCCCTTATTCCACCGGAAGATATACAGTCCATTGAGGTATTTAAAGACGCCCAGGCAGCCTCACTATATGGATCCAGAGGGGCTAACGGCGTAATTGTCATTACAACCAAGCAGGGAAATTCGCCTACCCCGGTCATTAATGTAAATAGCAGCGTCTTTGTCAATTTACCACCTCAACTCAGGCCCACCTGGGGTGGAAGTATGGAGCGCGATTACCGGCTTTATTCGATACTCAATTATAGCAGGGATGAACAAACCGTCAGGGATCTATTGGATAGTTACCAGTTTCTGACCGATAGTTTAAACCCTTTTTATAATAATTCAACTGACTGGCAGCGTTATTTTTACCAAACAACCATGAATACAAATCACAACGTGCAGGTCAGCGGGGGTAATTCAAAACTGAACTACAAGACCAATTTGGCTTATCAATTGAACCAGGGCGTTTTAAAAAATACCGGCTTTGAGAAATATAGTCTGAATATGCAGCTGAACTTTATGCCGACGGAGAAATTACGGGTGGGTGCGCAGCTATTTGGTGCGTTGGGGCAGAAGCAAAGAGGCAACGGAGGTGGCTTGACCAATAATGGGGCAGGAGACGCCTTTACCTCTTCTTTATATCCTTCTCCGTCTCATTTTATCGGTATACCCAGGTTAGAGGGATACGAAAATAATACAGATGATAACAGCACCATAAATCTGAGGGCCTATTTAAAAGTTGATTATGAGATAATCCATAACCTCCGGTTAAGTTCCACAACGTCTTATGATTATTATACAGATACCCGTGACCGGTTTAAACAGGCCTTTACCAACAGTAACCAAACCATGCTATATGGTTACATCGGTAGAAGAGATGAGCTGAATACCCGTAATGGGATTAATTACAGCTTCAATACTGACCCTGAGGACATGAGTAATGGCCATAACTTTTATATCAGTGCCTATAATGAAGCCAATATAAGAACCAATAATATTCATATCAGAGATGTCCGCAATGGCCCCAGTGATTTTTATTGGGGCCCCAGGGGATATTCGCCGCGTTTTTACCCGGGGAACCACTATAACGATGCAGATGGCATCAATGACAATGGTACACATGCATCCATGCTCTATCACGCCTTATCCTGGGCCGGCGTATTCTCTTATAATTATAAAACGAAGTACGTTGCGGATTTATCCTACCGCATGGATGGTAACTCTGACGCAGGCGTGAATAAACGCTATTCTTCCAATCCTGCCATTGGTTTACGCTGGAATATTGAAAAGGAGCCTTGGATGCAAAAGCTGGATTGGCTGGATTACGGATCTCTCAGAGCGACTTATGGTATTAATAACCGTTCGACTGCCACTGTATTAAACACCCTGGGATTCTATCAGATCTATGCGGATTATAATAATCAGGCCGCAATTGGCCCCGATTTCAGCATTTTACCTAATCCCTATCTGGAACCGGAAAAATCTTATCAGTTTGATATCGGAGGAGATGTAGGCCTACTGGACGGTCGTATCACAATGACTTACGATACTTATTATAAAAAGTCATATAATATTGTCCGGGACTTCTATCTGCCGGATATTACGGGCTATGATAAGGTGCAGGTCAATGGTGGCAGCCTGGTCAATTACGGTCATGAACTGGTACTGAATTTCCGGCCTTTTGTCTCCAAGACACTGGAAGGATTTCAATGGTCGATCAGTCTGAATGGGGCCATGAATCATGGCGTTTTAACAGGGCTGCCAGGTGATATAACGCTTTATCGCCAGCATGACGAGACCTATAATCAGGACTTTATGCTGCAGGTAGGCCGTAACCCGATCAGTAATTACCTCTATCAGTTTGAGGGCGTTTTTCAGAACATCTCAGATGTACCTGTTGATCCTGTTACCGGTAAACGGATCAGATGGCAATCCGGAGGGATTCATTATTTCCAGGCAGGAGATCCGATCTGGACGGATGTGAATGGAGATTATGTGATCAGTAGCGGTGATGACAAGTTCATCGTAGGAAATCCTGATCCGATATTTACCGGTGGTATTTCCAATACCGTCAGTTATAAGAATTTTTCGCTGAATATCTATATGTCTTATCTGGCAGACAGGACCTTACTCAATAATGCGATGGCCAAACGGCTGTTTGACCTGAGGTATCCGGGTCTGGACGCAGATGATTTAATGGGTAACTTATATAATTTAAGCTTATTGGATATCTGGAGTGTTTCCAATCCCAATGGTACGTATCCTGGCATCATAGATTACTATCACAACAGGGAATCCGATGGTTACCTGCCTGATCAGACCTTGTTCTCTGAAGATGGGTCTTATTTTAAAATCAACCAGATCACACTTTCCTATCGCTTTCAGGGATTCAGGTTTATGAAAAAAGCCGGTTTACATGCATTGAGTGCTTACACGACTTTATATAATGTCGGTATTTTCTCCGGGTATTCGGGCCCCAATCCTGAAACTGTCAGCAGATTGGGCAGGGATGATATAAACGGATATCCTGCCGCATTAAGCTTTACGGTAGGGATACGGGCACAGTTTTAA
- a CDS encoding RagB/SusD family nutrient uptake outer membrane protein — protein sequence MKRIFLYLSIVFCIGLTAACTKFLEVKPIDKFSGEEFWRNQADAEKAVNSCYALLYKKMNASPLYNSPDIRPGNWFLGKKYNFIAFATNHLNSTDLNYQDNFADPRSSWKTFYECIAACNLCISRIPEIEDGGFSQDARKSLIAEARFVRSFVYFELVRLYGDVPLHNDAYAMDNTPRVSMVRVLDTCIADLELAAPNLPIAYADPTNRAVKATRGAAYTLMANMNMWQAGFDKSNEKKYWKNAVEATKRVMDLNVYTLVPYDEMTSTTLFKGRSEEGIFEISMNANYGNTATRIIAQWTLHRPVLPTSTTLYGGLGSEIVYTREFLDKLFPSGQSDLRFTLWFDDPYCTLNPQSAMFMKFMPIDGERNFDNNYIIFRYAGLLLLRAEALAKLGGKDQEAIELLNRIRDRAETQLYTGGGGPALVDAIFLEREKELLCEGHRWYDLVRTGRVLDASQCENHLTKADFDQGAWTWPIPASAIKSNPMITQNLYWNK from the coding sequence ATGAAACGAATATTTTTATATCTGAGTATCGTTTTCTGTATAGGGCTTACGGCCGCATGTACAAAGTTTCTGGAGGTAAAGCCGATCGATAAGTTTTCCGGTGAGGAATTCTGGCGTAACCAGGCGGATGCCGAGAAAGCCGTGAATAGCTGCTATGCCTTACTCTATAAGAAGATGAACGCTTCACCGTTATATAACAGCCCGGATATCCGGCCGGGCAACTGGTTTTTGGGAAAGAAGTATAATTTTATTGCTTTTGCTACGAATCATTTGAATAGCACGGACCTGAATTATCAGGACAATTTCGCGGATCCGCGAAGCAGCTGGAAAACATTCTACGAATGTATCGCTGCCTGTAATCTTTGTATTAGCAGAATTCCGGAAATTGAGGATGGTGGCTTTAGTCAGGACGCCAGAAAGTCTTTAATCGCTGAAGCCCGCTTTGTGCGCAGCTTTGTTTATTTTGAACTGGTCCGCCTTTATGGAGACGTGCCATTGCACAATGATGCTTATGCTATGGATAATACGCCAAGAGTGAGCATGGTCCGGGTATTAGATACTTGTATCGCCGATCTGGAACTGGCAGCGCCAAATTTGCCGATCGCATACGCTGATCCAACCAATAGAGCAGTGAAGGCGACCCGGGGTGCTGCCTATACCTTGATGGCCAATATGAATATGTGGCAGGCCGGCTTTGATAAATCAAATGAAAAAAAATATTGGAAAAATGCGGTTGAAGCGACAAAGCGTGTAATGGATCTGAATGTTTACACGCTGGTTCCATATGACGAGATGACCAGTACTACTTTGTTCAAGGGGCGCTCAGAAGAAGGGATTTTTGAAATATCTATGAATGCCAATTATGGTAATACAGCCACCCGCATTATCGCTCAGTGGACACTGCACCGCCCTGTGCTTCCGACCTCTACCACGCTGTATGGCGGCTTGGGCAGTGAAATTGTCTATACCAGGGAATTTCTGGATAAGCTCTTTCCGTCTGGCCAGTCAGATCTGCGTTTTACGCTCTGGTTCGATGATCCATATTGTACTCTGAATCCACAGTCTGCTATGTTCATGAAGTTTATGCCGATTGACGGGGAAAGGAATTTTGATAATAATTATATCATATTCAGGTATGCAGGGTTACTGTTACTCAGAGCAGAGGCGCTGGCAAAGCTGGGCGGGAAGGACCAGGAAGCGATAGAACTGCTCAACAGGATTAGGGACAGGGCAGAGACTCAACTATATACCGGAGGTGGCGGGCCCGCATTGGTGGATGCGATTTTCCTGGAGCGGGAAAAAGAGCTGCTATGCGAAGGACATAGATGGTACGATCTGGTACGGACAGGTAGAGTCCTTGACGCCTCGCAGTGTGAGAACCACCTGACCAAAGCTGATTTTGACCAGGGTGCCTGGACCTGGCCGATACCGGCAAGTGCTATTAAAAGCAATCCGATGATCACCCAGAACCTTTACTGGAATAAATAA